One stretch of Priestia megaterium DNA includes these proteins:
- a CDS encoding terpene cyclase/mutase family protein, with translation MIILLKEVQLEIQRRIAYLRPTQKNDGSFRYCFETGVMPDAFLIMLLRTFDLDKEVLIKQLTERIVSLQNEDGLWTLFDDEEHNLSATIQAYTALLYSGYYQKNDRVLRKAERYIIDSGGISRAHFLTRWMLSVNGLYEWPKLFYLPLSLLLVPTYVPLNFYELSTYARIHFVPMMIAGNKKFSLTSRHTPSLSHLDVREQKQESDETTQESRASIFLVDHLKQLASLPSYIHKLGYQAAERYMLERIEKDGTLYSYATSTFFMIYGLLALGYKKDSFVIQKAIDGICSLLSTCSGHVHVENSTSTVWDTALLSYALQEAGVPQQDPMIKGTTRYLKKRQHTKLGDWQFHNPNTAPGGWGFSDINTNNPDLDDTSAAIRALSRRAQTDTDYLESWQRGINWLLSMQNKDGGFAAFEKNTDSILFTYLPLENAKDAATDPATADLTGRVLECLGNFAGMNKSHPSIKAAVKWLFDHQLDNGSWYGRWGVCYIYGTWAAITGLRAVGVSASDPRIIKAINWLKSIQQEDGGFGESCYSASLKKYVPLSFSTPSQTAWALDALMTICPLKDRAVEKGIKFLLNPNLTEQQTHYPTGIGLPGQFYIQYHSYNDIFPLLALAHYAKKHSS, from the coding sequence GTGATCATATTGCTAAAGGAAGTTCAGCTAGAGATTCAGCGAAGAATCGCCTATCTGCGCCCAACACAAAAAAATGACGGGTCATTTCGCTACTGTTTTGAAACAGGCGTTATGCCTGATGCGTTTTTAATTATGCTTCTTCGCACCTTTGATTTAGATAAAGAAGTGTTGATTAAACAATTAACCGAACGGATCGTTTCCCTTCAAAATGAAGATGGTCTTTGGACGTTGTTTGATGATGAAGAACATAACTTATCCGCCACTATTCAAGCTTATACAGCTCTTTTATATTCAGGCTATTACCAAAAAAACGACCGGGTTTTGCGAAAAGCAGAAAGATATATTATAGATTCAGGAGGCATTTCTCGCGCTCATTTTCTCACAAGATGGATGCTTTCTGTTAACGGCTTATACGAGTGGCCAAAGCTATTTTACCTCCCGCTTTCTCTTTTGCTCGTGCCTACCTATGTACCGCTCAACTTTTATGAATTAAGCACCTATGCCAGAATTCACTTCGTTCCGATGATGATAGCGGGAAACAAAAAATTTTCACTTACTTCTAGGCATACACCTTCTCTTTCTCATTTAGATGTAAGAGAACAGAAACAGGAATCGGATGAAACTACTCAAGAATCACGCGCTTCTATTTTTTTAGTCGACCATTTAAAACAGCTGGCTTCTTTACCTTCTTACATCCACAAGCTTGGTTATCAAGCAGCCGAGCGTTACATGCTGGAAAGAATTGAAAAAGATGGAACACTCTACAGCTACGCCACCTCTACTTTTTTTATGATTTACGGGCTTTTGGCTCTTGGCTATAAAAAAGATTCATTTGTGATCCAAAAAGCAATCGACGGTATTTGTTCACTACTTAGTACATGCAGCGGCCACGTGCACGTAGAAAACTCCACGTCAACGGTTTGGGACACCGCGCTGCTATCTTACGCTCTACAAGAAGCAGGTGTACCGCAACAAGATCCCATGATTAAAGGCACGACTCGCTACTTAAAGAAAAGACAGCATACAAAGCTTGGAGATTGGCAGTTTCATAACCCAAATACAGCACCTGGAGGCTGGGGGTTTTCCGATATCAATACGAATAACCCTGACTTAGACGATACGTCTGCTGCTATCAGAGCTCTTTCTAGAAGAGCACAAACCGATACAGATTATTTGGAGTCTTGGCAAAGAGGCATTAACTGGCTGCTGTCCATGCAAAACAAAGACGGGGGTTTTGCTGCATTTGAAAAAAATACCGACTCTATTTTATTTACTTATCTGCCGCTTGAAAATGCAAAAGATGCAGCGACGGATCCGGCTACTGCCGATTTAACCGGTCGAGTGCTTGAGTGCCTCGGAAACTTTGCTGGCATGAATAAATCCCATCCTTCGATTAAAGCTGCAGTAAAATGGCTGTTTGATCATCAATTGGATAACGGGAGCTGGTACGGCCGGTGGGGAGTTTGCTACATTTACGGAACGTGGGCCGCTATTACAGGACTCCGTGCTGTAGGGGTTTCTGCTTCTGATCCGCGTATCATCAAAGCTATCAACTGGCTCAAAAGCATTCAACAAGAAGACGGTGGATTCGGAGAATCATGCTATAGCGCTTCTTTAAAAAAATATGTGCCACTATCGTTTAGCACTCCTTCTCAAACGGCTTGGGCTCTCGATGCTTTAATGACAATCTGTCCATTAAAAGATCGAGCCGTTGAAAAAGGAATTAAATTTTTACTGAATCCAAATCTTACAGAGCAGCAAACTCATTATCCCACGGGAATTGGTCTTCCTGGACAATTTTATATTCAGTACCACAGCTACAATGATATTTTTCCTCTTCTTGCACTTGCCCACTACGCAAAAAAACATTCTTCGTAA
- a CDS encoding ABC transporter ATP-binding protein — MINIKNVSVKRAEKEILKKVSWLVEKGEHWCLLGLNGSGKTTLLNIINGYIWPTKGQVEVLSRRFGETNLSELRKEIGWVSSSLQQRFRDDDTVLEMILSGKFASIGLYEQVEQKDMNQAIELMQLLNCEDLQNQAYGTLSQGERQRVLIARALMASPKLLILDEPCTGLDIIAREQLLQLIAKMAEQPKAPTLIYVTHHVEEILPCFTHTLCMRQGEVFSSGKTKDQLTEPHLSKFFNHSVEIQQQKERTWLSLKEPVKS; from the coding sequence ATGATCAACATTAAGAACGTTTCGGTAAAACGAGCAGAAAAAGAAATTTTAAAAAAGGTGTCGTGGCTAGTGGAAAAAGGGGAACATTGGTGTTTACTTGGGTTAAATGGTTCCGGAAAAACGACGCTTTTAAATATAATCAACGGATATATCTGGCCTACAAAAGGTCAAGTAGAAGTTCTTTCAAGGAGATTTGGAGAAACAAATCTGTCTGAGCTCAGAAAAGAAATCGGATGGGTAAGTTCTTCGCTTCAACAGCGGTTTCGAGATGACGATACGGTTTTAGAAATGATTTTAAGCGGAAAATTTGCATCTATTGGTTTATATGAACAAGTGGAGCAAAAAGATATGAACCAAGCCATAGAATTAATGCAGCTGCTAAATTGCGAAGATTTACAAAATCAGGCGTACGGAACACTTTCTCAAGGAGAGCGCCAGCGAGTGCTAATTGCCCGAGCTCTTATGGCTTCACCAAAGCTTTTAATACTTGATGAGCCATGTACAGGTCTAGACATAATAGCCCGAGAACAGCTTCTTCAGCTGATTGCAAAAATGGCAGAGCAGCCAAAAGCGCCTACGCTTATTTATGTTACTCACCATGTAGAAGAAATTTTGCCGTGCTTTACCCATACGCTTTGTATGCGCCAAGGAGAAGTGTTTTCTTCTGGAAAAACGAAAGACCAGCTCACTGAGCCGCATCTTTCTAAATTTTTTAATCACTCCGTAGAGATTCAGCAGCAGAAGGAACGCACTTGGCTGTCATTAAAAGAACCGGTAAAAAGCTGA
- a CDS encoding PhzF family phenazine biosynthesis isomerase → MKEAIVYQYDAFSTRPNKGNPAGIVFNGDDFSAEEMQKIAYQAQFNETAFIMDSSRADLRIRYFTPGQEADLCGHATIASLYALHSKNKLPKTTFTVETNAGILPMTVQSINGQPVITMSQASPQFHPFSGSKEKLAKALNLHIDDLDQRLPIVYGSTGNWTLIVPLKSLDSCKKMKPNQEDFPHILTDMPKASIHPFCFETIHSEAHMHGRHFSSPFSGTVEDAVTGTASGVMGAYYARYVDQQENDRWQFVIEQGQEIDRDGLVHVEITKKENTYGVVIAGEAAYVTKQIVSLS, encoded by the coding sequence ATGAAAGAAGCGATTGTTTACCAATACGATGCGTTCAGCACGCGCCCTAATAAAGGAAACCCTGCAGGAATTGTGTTTAACGGAGATGATTTTTCAGCTGAAGAAATGCAGAAGATTGCTTATCAAGCACAGTTTAACGAAACTGCTTTTATCATGGACTCTTCCCGCGCTGATTTACGAATTCGATACTTTACGCCCGGACAAGAAGCAGATTTGTGTGGCCATGCTACCATCGCTTCTCTTTATGCTTTACATAGTAAAAACAAACTTCCAAAAACTACATTTACGGTTGAAACAAATGCTGGAATTTTGCCTATGACTGTACAGAGCATAAACGGACAACCTGTTATCACCATGAGTCAAGCTTCTCCACAGTTTCATCCGTTTTCAGGTTCAAAAGAAAAACTGGCAAAAGCTCTTAATCTTCATATTGATGACCTTGATCAAAGACTTCCTATTGTATATGGAAGTACAGGGAACTGGACGCTTATTGTACCTTTAAAAAGTTTAGATTCCTGTAAAAAGATGAAGCCTAATCAAGAAGATTTCCCGCATATTTTAACAGATATGCCAAAAGCATCTATTCATCCCTTTTGTTTTGAAACGATTCACTCAGAAGCCCATATGCACGGAAGACATTTCTCTTCACCATTTTCAGGTACGGTAGAAGACGCTGTAACTGGAACAGCTTCTGGCGTAATGGGCGCCTATTACGCGAGATATGTGGACCAGCAAGAAAACGACCGCTGGCAATTTGTGATTGAGCAAGGACAGGAAATAGATAGAGATGGCTTAGTTCATGTAGAAATTACAAAAAAAGAGAATACGTATGGTGTGGTAATCGCAGGAGAAGCTGCCTATGTAACAAAGCAAATCGTTTCTCTTTCCTAA
- a CDS encoding GNAT family N-acetyltransferase — translation MNNVSPLLKGKNVILRKPKDSDVNDYLACKQTKELIRMYGGDTRNLKPLTLQDAKRHVEYIKSQKLNWCIEYQQRFVGEARLTVNEYDRRARYAIGLFDSSVWNQGLGTEVTKSVLAYAFEHLHLHRVDLRVLEYNHRAIACYEKCGFVKEGIEREGAFIEEAFQTDIIMSILEQEYYQL, via the coding sequence ATGAATAATGTTTCACCACTTTTAAAAGGAAAAAACGTGATACTAAGAAAACCAAAAGACAGCGATGTAAATGACTATCTAGCATGCAAACAAACAAAAGAACTTATCCGCATGTACGGAGGCGATACCCGAAACTTAAAACCTCTTACATTACAAGATGCCAAGCGGCACGTCGAGTACATAAAGTCTCAAAAGCTGAATTGGTGTATTGAATATCAGCAGCGTTTTGTTGGAGAAGCCCGGCTGACCGTTAACGAGTACGACCGGCGCGCACGGTATGCAATTGGTTTATTTGATTCTTCCGTTTGGAATCAAGGGCTCGGCACTGAAGTTACAAAATCGGTACTTGCGTACGCATTTGAACACCTTCACTTGCACAGAGTCGATTTACGAGTGCTCGAATACAACCATAGAGCCATTGCTTGTTATGAAAAATGCGGTTTTGTAAAAGAAGGAATAGAGCGTGAAGGTGCTTTTATTGAAGAAGCATTTCAGACAGATATTATCATGAGTATACTCGAACAAGAATATTATCAGCTGTAG
- a CDS encoding C45 family autoproteolytic acyltransferase/hydolase, with product MKEIQVEVIQGRGSYRELGKMQGQLHKGTKLFENHQKRRKRSLRSYQTIAKEARHYYDLFAPGLWDELVGLAEGLDWPLEDVIHEYSGYQQEWKKTGCSALMQHGVYVRNYDYHPKTYEGRFLLFQPNEGYASVGFGTRMIGRMDGMNEKGLAIGYHFVNRRRQTNGFICCTLARFILETCETTEEAVAILERAPHRHAFNYSIYDRSGQGAVVEASGRGVHVQRGTMMGCTNHFNQLVEENRHHLVESKERLDHIRDHIEKKLSPLEAFSLFNEDEYGIFKEDYRNSAGTLHTVAYVPETLQVIVGIGRKAKPLIFSFEDWVKGEQLTITKIKGTVNTDEPFPFQ from the coding sequence GTGAAAGAAATACAGGTAGAAGTCATTCAAGGGCGGGGCTCTTACCGAGAGCTTGGTAAAATGCAAGGGCAATTACATAAAGGAACAAAGCTGTTTGAAAATCATCAAAAAAGAAGAAAACGTTCATTACGAAGCTATCAAACGATAGCAAAAGAAGCTCGTCATTATTACGACTTATTTGCTCCCGGACTGTGGGATGAGCTAGTGGGCTTAGCAGAAGGCTTAGATTGGCCTCTTGAAGACGTTATTCATGAGTACAGCGGGTATCAGCAAGAGTGGAAGAAAACGGGATGTTCGGCTCTTATGCAGCACGGCGTGTATGTGCGAAACTACGATTATCATCCTAAAACGTACGAAGGTCGATTTTTGCTTTTTCAGCCAAATGAAGGATATGCAAGCGTCGGATTTGGAACGAGAATGATTGGGCGAATGGATGGAATGAATGAAAAAGGACTGGCAATTGGTTATCATTTTGTTAATCGCCGCCGTCAAACAAACGGATTTATTTGCTGTACGCTCGCTCGGTTTATTTTAGAAACATGTGAAACGACAGAAGAGGCTGTTGCTATTTTAGAAAGAGCACCTCATCGTCATGCGTTTAATTATTCCATTTATGACCGCAGCGGACAGGGAGCAGTAGTCGAAGCATCTGGACGAGGCGTTCATGTACAAAGAGGGACGATGATGGGGTGTACGAACCATTTTAATCAGCTAGTCGAAGAAAATCGTCATCATTTGGTAGAGTCAAAGGAAAGGCTCGATCATATTCGAGATCATATTGAAAAAAAGCTATCGCCTCTTGAAGCTTTCTCTTTATTTAATGAAGATGAATACGGTATTTTTAAAGAAGATTACCGGAATTCTGCTGGAACGCTTCATACAGTAGCATATGTACCGGAGACGCTGCAAGTCATTGTGGGGATTGGACGAAAAGCAAAACCTCTCATTTTCTCGTTTGAAGATTGGGTGAAAGGAGAACAATTAACTATAACGAAAATAAAAGGAACGGTAAATACAGATGAACCATTTCCGTTTCAGTAA
- a CDS encoding NAD(P)H-hydrate dehydratase, which produces MRIVTNQEMYQVDDYMMNTIGMSEESLMENAGQAAANALSERIEKHENIGLLIGTGNNGGDGFVIARALKSKGYEVDVWVVPAREKIKGAAKKAMIIYENAGFTWQSAGDNFSVKKYTVIIDCLLGIGVKGSIKSPYDDIIKKINDSKAYIYSIDVPSGVMEQKQELTVRADATITLQQPKITAFTYPSKESYGELIVVDIGIPPLAIKKSSSPKEVWSTQHIKQSFPIRNASSNKGTHGKGIVIGGSLQTPGAPMLTSKAALTSGAGLLTLALPSDIHAIAAAHMLEVMYKPCPSKDGFFAGEIPLEEAEYDAIAVGPGLGRTKETKKVVEQVLHQPVSVVVDADGLFHLPHLEKEVKEREHATILTPHPGEMARLVDTTISEVEENRFLISRQYAVENGVYLVLKGPNTIVTTPDGKQYVNTTGNAGLAKGGTGDTLTGIILAFIMQHDSLQEAISNAVYVHGKAADVLLDQGHTMMDMLASDVISALPAVLGQLSEK; this is translated from the coding sequence GTGAGAATTGTAACGAATCAAGAGATGTATCAAGTAGATGATTATATGATGAATACAATTGGGATGAGTGAAGAGTCCCTTATGGAAAATGCCGGGCAGGCTGCTGCAAACGCGCTGAGTGAGCGAATCGAAAAACATGAAAACATAGGGCTGCTTATAGGAACGGGAAACAATGGAGGAGACGGCTTTGTTATTGCCCGTGCGTTGAAGTCAAAAGGCTATGAAGTTGACGTCTGGGTAGTTCCTGCACGGGAAAAAATAAAAGGCGCAGCTAAAAAAGCAATGATCATCTATGAAAATGCTGGGTTCACGTGGCAATCGGCGGGAGACAACTTCTCTGTAAAAAAGTATACGGTGATTATTGACTGTCTACTAGGGATAGGAGTAAAAGGCAGCATCAAATCTCCTTACGATGACATTATAAAAAAAATAAACGACTCTAAGGCTTACATATACAGCATCGATGTCCCAAGTGGAGTAATGGAACAGAAGCAAGAGCTTACGGTACGTGCAGATGCTACGATTACGCTTCAGCAGCCGAAAATCACGGCATTTACATACCCGAGCAAAGAAAGCTATGGTGAATTGATTGTAGTAGATATCGGTATTCCGCCGCTAGCAATTAAAAAAAGCTCATCTCCTAAAGAGGTATGGTCAACTCAGCATATTAAACAATCTTTTCCTATTCGGAATGCTTCGTCAAATAAAGGTACACACGGAAAAGGAATCGTAATAGGAGGTTCGCTTCAAACACCTGGAGCGCCGATGCTAACGTCAAAAGCAGCACTCACAAGCGGAGCAGGGCTTTTAACTCTTGCGCTTCCGAGCGATATTCATGCGATTGCAGCTGCTCACATGTTGGAAGTGATGTATAAACCATGTCCAAGCAAAGATGGCTTTTTTGCAGGCGAGATTCCTTTAGAAGAAGCGGAGTATGATGCAATTGCAGTCGGACCAGGGCTTGGGAGAACGAAAGAAACGAAGAAAGTCGTCGAACAAGTGCTTCACCAGCCGGTTTCTGTTGTGGTGGACGCCGATGGTCTTTTTCATCTTCCCCATTTAGAAAAAGAAGTAAAAGAAAGAGAACACGCAACGATTTTAACACCTCATCCGGGAGAAATGGCTAGACTCGTGGATACAACAATCTCAGAAGTAGAAGAAAATCGATTTTTAATATCTAGACAATACGCAGTGGAAAATGGTGTGTACCTTGTATTAAAAGGTCCAAACACGATTGTTACAACACCTGACGGAAAACAATACGTAAATACCACTGGAAACGCAGGGCTTGCGAAAGGCGGAACGGGTGACACGTTAACAGGGATCATCCTCGCTTTTATCATGCAGCATGATTCTCTTCAAGAAGCAATCAGTAATGCGGTATATGTTCACGGAAAAGCAGCGGATGTGCTGCTTGATCAGGGACATACAATGATGGATATGTTAGCAAGCGACGTTATTTCTGCACTTCCGGCAGTCTTAGGGCAGCTGAGTGAGAAGTAA